The Homo sapiens chromosome 10, GRCh38.p14 Primary Assembly sequence AAAGCGCGGTTTCCTCCCTCGCGATCCTTCCTCGTGATCGCGCACCCAGCTCACCTCACCAGCAAAGCGCGGTTTCCTCCCTGGCAATACTTCCTCGGGATCGTGCACCCGTTTCACCTCACCAACAAAGCGCGGTTTCCTCCCTCGCCATCCTTCCTCATGGTCGCGCACCCGGCTCACCTCAAGAACAAAGCGCGGTTTCCTCCCTGGCAATACTTCCTCGGGATCGTGCACGCGGTTCACCTCACCAACAAAGCGCGGTTTCCTCCCTCGCCATCCTTCCTCGTGGTCGCGCACCCGGCTCACCTCAAGAACAAAGCGCGGTTTCCTCCCTCGCCATCCTTCCTTATGGTCGCGCACCCGGCTCACCTCAACAACAAAGCGCGGTTTCCTCCCTCGCCATCCTTCCTCGTGGTCGCGCACCCGGTTGGATTTCACAGTCATGGAAGTTCTGCTTTAAAATCCGTTTCTGAAGAAGTGTTAATGGTATTGTATCTCAccatatcttttttcttctttatatgacactggtttttaaattataactcCTGGTGTATAATGAGATAAATTCACCAAAGCCTGGTTCGTGCCCCACAATGCCTTCGTCACTTGGGCAACTGAGCCTTCTGTTAAGCAGGGAGCTCGCAAGCCAGCTCTTTCCGTGTTGCCTGTGTTACGTCCTGAGAAAGGCTTATATACGTGTGGTCCTTAATCAGTGGTGaagtaataatgaaaaagaagtgCCCATTACGAAGCACCTTCTATGTGGTATGACATAGTATTTCACCACCCTCAATTGGCCaatgtttctgaaaaataaaaaatattatatgtattttactaaTAAGGAATCTAAGAATCTGCGACTAGAAATCAAGTGTCCTGGTTGG is a genomic window containing:
- the LOC107983989 gene encoding uncharacterized protein LOC107983989 produces the protein MTVKSNRVRDHEEGWRGRKPRFVVEVSRVRDHKEGWRGRKPRFVLEVSRVRDHEEGWRGRKPRFVGEVNRVHDPEEVLPGRKPRFVLEVSRVRDHEEGWRGRKPRFVGEVKRVHDPEEVLPGRKPRFAGELMKMSKEPSNVNENPSTSCAVENSTYRSETSDSQKTLFYSSDLSDSRWLPF